In Anopheles bellator chromosome 2, idAnoBellAS_SP24_06.2, whole genome shotgun sequence, the genomic stretch TGGACAAAGGCCGCAATGGGGACGCCCAGCAGCAGTTGGGCCCGCATTGTGGGAACTTCTTGCACAGGATGCTGAAAGAAAATGGAGTCTAAACGGtaccggcaaccggcaatgGAAGATATCCCGGTTGTTCGCCGTACGCTTCGCAATGCCCAATAATGGCTTCGGTGAGTTTCTGGAACTTAACCTGGAACTGGTGGTCGTCACTTAGTTCTAAAACCAATTGGGCCGTGTGTGGATTTGTCTGGCGGTGGTTTGTGGTATTTGCACTCGACGGTGATAAAAATCGGTTGCCGTTGGCGCCTTGGAACATCTTCTTTATCTCGAACCGCGCGCCGATAGCGGTGGCCTATGTGGTACTTCCGCCATGGACGGTGAGAATACGTAAACAACGCCAACAGTTTACACACGATCGAACTCGTGTCTGGGGCCGGTTAACCATGTTTATGCATGGCGCCCGGCTGGGTGTTTTGCTAATCGTCTTCTGTGTCGACTCCCAccacggtgctggtggaagTTTAATTTTCGGAATCGGCTTGCATCGCCCTTATTTCGCCCTGTGGAACTAAGTTTTCGAAAAGAAATACACTGCAACATCTTTATTCGAAGACCTTTGGGTTGCACACCTAATATACATTTACAAGTCCTGTTCCGCTTTCAGTTTGTTTCACATCTACAGCTGTACGCAGGAGGTGGCTACAGAGTGGGTGATTGGCTAGGGGTCACTACTTCCGTcgaccaacggaacggaagctggGCAGCTTGGCGGTTTGCTCCAAACACGCCTATTTACAGTACTATGTAGGGGGTACGGGCAAGTAGCGCTGGGAACTAGAGCGAAGTGATGGCCTCTTCGCTCGACCGCAGCTAGACCTTCTCGATCTCCGTCTGCTGGCTAGTGATGTTGGTGATCTCCGCCATGTTGGTGCTGTCCCGCAACGTTCGCTTCGAGCCGCGCCCACTGTAGCTCCGGTCCAGGTCCGCGTCGCGCGAGCAGCACAGCTGGCGGAACACGCAGATGTAGCAGGCAAGCAGTGACGTCATCAGGATCGTTCCGATGATCACCGTGATGACCAGCAGCACGCTCACCTCACCCTCCATGTCGCGTGGGCCACCGGCGGGCTGTTGTTTGGGCGCCACTTTGAGCTGCTTGGACGCGTACGAAGCGATGTGAGATGAGCTAAACCAGATGACTAAATCCGGAATGAGCCAGTTGGCCGGTGGGAGGAGAGCACAAACTTGCTTTACACTCCCGAAGCACCTGGCCGGGTGCGCTGCAGTCCAATCGATACCGGAGGCCCCAGCTGGTGGTCGGAGCTCGATTGGTTTCTCCCCGTCATTTGCAAtagaccgggccgggtgggctACCGAATCACGGGAAAATGCGCTGCCAAATGGACGCCAGAAGCCGAGGAATCATGTTGAGAGACGAACTGTGTGAAGCtgtgaaaatggaaaggaaCCAAACGGTTGATTGAATTGCGTGCCGAGTGAGCTGATGGGTTACAATTTATTCAAAGCATGTTTCCCAAACTTTGCCAACTGAAAACG encodes the following:
- the LOC131211309 gene encoding uncharacterized protein LOC131211309, which encodes MEGEVSVLLVITVIIGTILMTSLLACYICVFRQLCCSRDADLDRSYSGRGSKRTLRDSTNMAEITNITSQQTEIEKV